A DNA window from Micromonospora sp. NBC_01739 contains the following coding sequences:
- a CDS encoding RrF2 family transcriptional regulator, whose translation MYVSARSDYAVRAMLAMAHRHPELVTAAVLAAGQDIPYSFLQGILLDLRRAGLLHSARGSDGGYALTRSPAEITVGDVLRATGGPLTTVRGAPAEVATYHGVAAGLGQVWLSVHRAIEGVVDRATLADLLAPVEGAAGDRRGVG comes from the coding sequence GTGTACGTGTCGGCACGATCGGACTACGCCGTGCGGGCCATGCTGGCGATGGCGCATCGGCATCCGGAATTGGTGACCGCGGCCGTGCTGGCGGCCGGCCAGGACATCCCGTACTCCTTCCTCCAGGGCATCCTGCTGGATCTGCGGCGGGCCGGCCTGCTGCACAGCGCGCGTGGCTCCGACGGGGGTTACGCCCTGACCCGGTCGCCGGCGGAGATCACCGTGGGTGATGTGTTGCGGGCCACCGGCGGGCCGTTGACCACTGTGCGGGGTGCGCCGGCCGAGGTGGCGACGTATCACGGGGTGGCGGCCGGGTTGGGTCAGGTGTGGCTGTCGGTGCACCGGGCCATCGAGGGGGTGGTCGACCGGGCCACCCTCGCCGACCTGCTGGCCCCGGTCGAGGGTGCGGCGGGCGACCGGCGCGGTGTCGGGTGA
- a CDS encoding ABC transporter ATP-binding protein → MKRPEVQVPTQRGPAEVVAELEDLRVWFPTSAGVVRAVDGVSLQVRRGETVGLVGESGSGKSTTGLALLRLVDPSTGSVRVAGEDVTGWSRRQLRALRRRVAMVFQDPQASLDPRRTVGSSIAEPLIVHRLVQGSAARRNRVEELLDMVGLGGDLADRHPHELSGGQRQRVGIARALAGEPDLIVLDEPIASLDLSVQAQVMNLLRRLQRELGLTYLFIAHDLAAVEHMSDQMAVMYLGRIVESGTPAQIWREPAHPYTAALLSAIPVADPQVERQRRRVILSGDIPSPVNPPGGCRFRTRCPQARPDCAETDPPFVEVAAGHRAACLYAGEAVREMQVS, encoded by the coding sequence ATGAAGCGCCCTGAGGTGCAGGTGCCGACGCAGCGTGGACCGGCCGAGGTGGTCGCCGAACTGGAGGACCTGCGGGTGTGGTTTCCGACCTCGGCCGGGGTGGTCCGGGCGGTGGACGGGGTGTCCTTGCAGGTACGCCGGGGTGAGACGGTGGGACTGGTGGGGGAGTCCGGCAGCGGGAAGTCGACCACCGGGTTGGCGCTGCTGCGGCTGGTCGATCCCAGCACCGGCAGTGTCCGGGTGGCTGGGGAGGATGTGACCGGCTGGTCGCGGCGGCAGTTGCGAGCCCTGCGTCGTCGGGTGGCGATGGTGTTCCAGGATCCGCAGGCCTCGCTGGATCCTCGTCGCACCGTCGGGTCCAGCATCGCCGAGCCGCTGATCGTGCACCGGCTGGTGCAGGGTTCCGCCGCCCGGCGCAACCGGGTCGAGGAACTGTTGGACATGGTGGGGCTGGGTGGTGACCTGGCCGACCGGCATCCGCACGAGCTCTCCGGCGGGCAGCGGCAGCGGGTCGGCATCGCCCGCGCGTTGGCCGGCGAGCCCGATCTGATCGTCCTGGACGAACCGATCGCCTCCCTGGACCTCAGCGTGCAGGCCCAGGTCATGAACCTGCTGCGGCGCCTGCAACGGGAGTTGGGGCTGACCTACCTGTTCATCGCCCACGACCTGGCCGCCGTCGAGCACATGAGCGATCAGATGGCGGTGATGTATCTGGGTCGGATCGTGGAGAGCGGTACCCCGGCCCAGATCTGGCGGGAGCCGGCCCATCCGTACACCGCGGCCCTGCTGTCGGCGATTCCGGTGGCCGATCCGCAGGTCGAGCGGCAGCGTCGGCGGGTCATCCTCAGCGGGGACATCCCCAGCCCGGTGAACCCGCCGGGTGGCTGCCGGTTCCGGACCCGCTGCCCCCAGGCCCGACCGGACTGCGCGGAGACGGATCCGCCGTTCGTCGAGGTCGCCGCCGGGCACCGGGCGGCCTGCCTGTACGCGGGGGAGGCCGTACGGGAGATGCAGGTGTCCTGA
- a CDS encoding ABC transporter ATP-binding protein, translating to MSDAVLAVSELTVTIGTRRGPARAVAGVDWSVEAGQTLALVGESGSGKSMSVLAATGLAPRAAKVTGEVRLLGTDFTALSADRRRRMRGRHVGFVFQDPMTSLNPVLTVGRQVTEAAEEHLGLTRRAARTRAVELLDLVGIPSAAQRVDAYPHQFSGGMRQRVGIAMALACEPDLLIADEPTTALDVTTQAQIVELVADLQQRLGTAVVWITHDLGVVAGIADTVAVMYAGRIVEQGPVDAVFGTPGHPYTSALLAARPDPDAGGGDLVTIAGAPPSPLALPAGCAFWPRCPVRGDARCERELPPLVSISSAHRVRTFYPQRSEGEG from the coding sequence ATGAGCGATGCCGTACTGGCCGTGTCGGAGCTGACCGTCACCATCGGCACCCGACGCGGCCCGGCCCGGGCGGTGGCCGGGGTCGACTGGTCGGTCGAGGCGGGGCAGACCCTGGCGTTGGTGGGGGAGTCCGGCAGCGGCAAGAGCATGAGTGTGCTCGCCGCCACCGGCCTGGCCCCGCGCGCCGCGAAGGTGACCGGAGAGGTACGACTGCTCGGCACGGACTTCACCGCGCTGTCGGCGGATCGGCGGCGACGGATGCGGGGGCGGCATGTCGGGTTCGTCTTCCAGGATCCGATGACCTCGCTCAATCCGGTGCTGACCGTGGGCAGGCAGGTCACCGAGGCCGCCGAGGAGCATCTGGGGCTGACCCGACGGGCCGCCCGCACCCGCGCCGTGGAGCTGCTCGACCTGGTCGGCATCCCCTCGGCCGCCCAGCGGGTGGACGCCTACCCGCACCAGTTCTCCGGCGGGATGCGCCAGCGGGTGGGGATCGCCATGGCCCTGGCCTGCGAACCCGATCTGCTGATCGCCGACGAACCCACCACCGCCCTGGACGTCACCACCCAGGCCCAGATCGTCGAGCTGGTCGCCGACCTGCAACAGCGGCTGGGCACTGCGGTCGTCTGGATCACCCACGACCTGGGGGTGGTCGCCGGCATAGCGGACACGGTGGCGGTGATGTACGCCGGGCGGATCGTCGAACAGGGGCCGGTGGACGCGGTGTTCGGGACTCCGGGACATCCGTACACCTCGGCTCTGCTGGCAGCCCGACCCGACCCGGACGCCGGTGGTGGTGACCTGGTCACCATCGCGGGGGCCCCGCCCAGCCCGCTGGCCCTGCCGGCCGGCTGCGCCTTCTGGCCCCGGTGCCCGGTGCGCGGCGACGCCCGCTGTGAGCGGGAGTTGCCGCCGCTGGTGTCGATCTCCTCGGCTCACCGGGTCCGCACCTTCTACCCGCAGCGATCCGAGGGGGAGGGCTGA
- a CDS encoding ABC transporter permease: MSAPSVHRSQGQLARALSALRRDPLALTGTAVLVVLIVVGVAGPWLAPAGINEVDVDRMLQPPSRAHPFGTDELGRDVLSRVMVAARVSLQVGAVSVGIALVAGVTLGLFAGYYRGWLDNLLMRCMDVLFAFPVLLLAVAIVAVLGPGLLTAMIAIGVVYTPIFARVTRAGVLAVREQVFVRAAVSIGTSDLRIMRRHVLPNIAAPLIVQTSLSLAFAILSEAALSFLGMGVQPPAPAWGRMLFDGRGFVTDAWWLGVFPGAAIFCTVLAFNLVGDALRDVLDPRQLTVNEARRSTG; the protein is encoded by the coding sequence ATGAGCGCCCCTAGCGTGCACCGGAGCCAGGGGCAGCTTGCGCGGGCCCTGTCGGCGTTGCGCCGCGACCCCCTGGCCCTGACCGGTACGGCGGTCCTGGTGGTGCTGATCGTGGTGGGGGTGGCCGGGCCCTGGCTGGCTCCGGCCGGCATCAACGAGGTGGATGTCGACCGGATGCTCCAGCCACCCAGCCGGGCGCATCCCTTCGGCACGGACGAACTCGGCCGCGACGTGCTCAGCCGGGTCATGGTCGCCGCCCGGGTGTCCCTTCAGGTCGGTGCGGTCAGCGTCGGCATCGCCCTGGTCGCCGGGGTCACCCTGGGCCTGTTCGCCGGCTACTACCGGGGCTGGCTGGACAACCTGCTGATGCGCTGCATGGACGTGCTGTTCGCCTTCCCGGTGCTGCTGCTGGCGGTGGCCATCGTGGCGGTGCTCGGGCCGGGCCTGCTCACCGCGATGATCGCTATCGGGGTGGTCTACACCCCGATCTTCGCCCGGGTCACCCGGGCCGGGGTGCTGGCCGTGCGGGAGCAGGTCTTCGTCCGGGCGGCGGTCTCCATCGGCACCTCCGACCTGCGGATCATGCGTCGGCATGTGTTGCCGAACATCGCCGCGCCGCTGATCGTGCAGACCTCGCTGTCGCTGGCCTTCGCGATCCTGTCCGAGGCGGCCCTGTCCTTCCTCGGCATGGGGGTGCAGCCACCGGCCCCCGCCTGGGGTCGGATGTTGTTCGACGGCCGGGGCTTCGTCACGGACGCCTGGTGGCTGGGGGTGTTTCCAGGTGCCGCCATCTTCTGCACCGTGCTGGCGTTCAACCTGGTCGGTGACGCCCTGCGTGATGTGCTCGACCCCCGGCAGCTCACCGTCAACGAGGCCCGCAGGAGCACCGGATGA
- a CDS encoding ABC transporter permease, which translates to MARFVLRRLLQSCVVLLGVTLVVFLLLQLVPGDPVRVALGTRFDPQTYEALRARAGLDQPLVVQYFDYLRRALTGDLGVSFRSGQPVTSIVLARLPATLSLALTAVLFALVIAVPLGIVSAMRSGSFVDHATRVFSQFGVSVPDFWMGIMGILLFAGVLGWLPPSGYVALTEDPARWASHVALPAATVGLVTASILTRFIRSSMLEVLSEDYVRTAQAKGLRTRVVVLRHVLRNALIPVVTVVAVQLASLLGGVIVIEVLFAWPGIGRLTYDAVQARDYPVLQGAVLLVAALFLLVNLLVDILYARLDPRITVK; encoded by the coding sequence GTGGCCCGCTTCGTGCTCCGTCGACTGCTCCAGTCCTGCGTGGTGCTGCTCGGGGTCACCCTGGTGGTGTTCCTGCTGCTGCAACTGGTGCCGGGTGACCCCGTCCGGGTGGCGCTGGGCACCCGGTTCGACCCGCAGACCTACGAGGCGCTGCGGGCTCGGGCCGGGCTGGACCAGCCCCTGGTGGTGCAGTATTTCGACTACCTGCGGCGGGCCCTGACCGGCGACCTGGGGGTCAGCTTCCGCAGCGGCCAGCCGGTCACCTCCATCGTGCTTGCGCGGCTGCCGGCGACCCTGTCGCTGGCGCTGACCGCGGTGCTGTTCGCCCTGGTGATCGCCGTGCCGCTGGGCATCGTCTCCGCGATGCGCAGCGGGTCGTTCGTCGACCACGCGACCCGGGTGTTCAGCCAGTTCGGGGTCTCCGTGCCGGACTTCTGGATGGGCATCATGGGCATCCTCCTCTTCGCCGGGGTGCTCGGCTGGTTGCCGCCGTCGGGCTACGTGGCCCTGACCGAGGACCCGGCCCGGTGGGCCTCGCACGTGGCCCTGCCGGCGGCGACCGTGGGGCTGGTGACGGCCTCGATCCTGACCCGGTTCATCCGCTCCTCGATGCTGGAGGTGCTGTCGGAGGACTACGTCCGCACCGCGCAGGCCAAGGGGTTGCGTACCCGGGTGGTGGTGCTGCGGCACGTGCTGCGCAACGCCCTGATCCCGGTGGTCACCGTGGTGGCGGTGCAGTTGGCCAGCCTGCTCGGCGGGGTGATCGTGATCGAGGTGCTGTTCGCCTGGCCGGGCATCGGTCGGCTCACCTACGACGCGGTCCAGGCCCGGGACTATCCCGTACTCCAGGGGGCGGTGCTGCTGGTAGCGGCGCTGTTCCTGCTGGTCAACCTGCTGGTGGACATCCTCTACGCCCGCCTGGACCCGAGGATCACGGTCAAATGA
- a CDS encoding ABC transporter substrate-binding protein, whose amino-acid sequence MSSTRFRLAGATLALLLTATVGCSAGEGVDVDGGNAAGAGGVLNAAIGGEPDQLDPHKTSAYYSFQVLENVFDTLVEPDANLEMQPSLATEWTTSDDQLTWTFTLREGVKFSDGTPLTAEDVVYSYNRIINEKLNTAYKFGTVKSVTASNPTTVVITLTAPTPNLLANLGGFKGVAIVQKANVESGEITTKPIGSGPFALSGYTSGDNIQLVRNDNYWGERPKLDGVRFTFVSDPTVALQNLRGNEVHWTDNLPPQQVPALRDGDEPKVESVPSTDYWYLALNQGRKPYDDVNVRRAIAFALDREAITKAAKFGLATVNQTAIPQNSAFYYEYAPYSHDPNQARQLLDQAGVSDLTMDLMVTSEYPETVTAAQVIASQLEGIGVNVKIRTLDFAQWLDEQGNGNFDSFMLGWLGNIDPDEFYYAQHHSGGTFNFHKYRNPAVDQMLDRARTETDQGARKQQYEQVAKQIVDDASYIYLYNPDVAQGWSKQVTGYQVRTDRAIRFRDVALTR is encoded by the coding sequence ATGTCCAGCACCAGATTCAGGTTGGCCGGCGCGACGCTCGCCCTGCTGCTCACCGCCACGGTGGGTTGTAGCGCGGGGGAGGGCGTCGATGTCGACGGCGGGAACGCAGCCGGCGCGGGGGGTGTCCTGAACGCCGCCATCGGTGGTGAACCGGACCAGCTCGACCCGCACAAGACCTCGGCCTACTACAGCTTCCAGGTGCTGGAGAACGTCTTCGACACCCTGGTCGAGCCGGACGCGAACCTGGAGATGCAGCCGTCGCTGGCCACCGAGTGGACCACCAGCGACGACCAGCTGACCTGGACCTTCACCCTCCGCGAGGGGGTCAAGTTCTCCGACGGTACGCCGTTGACCGCCGAGGACGTCGTCTACTCGTACAACCGGATCATCAACGAGAAGCTGAACACGGCGTACAAGTTCGGCACGGTCAAGTCGGTGACCGCCTCGAACCCGACCACGGTGGTCATCACCCTGACCGCCCCCACCCCGAACCTGCTGGCCAACCTGGGCGGCTTCAAGGGGGTGGCGATCGTGCAGAAGGCTAACGTGGAGTCCGGGGAGATCACCACCAAGCCGATCGGCAGCGGACCCTTCGCGCTCAGTGGCTACACCTCCGGCGACAACATCCAGTTGGTCCGCAACGACAACTACTGGGGTGAGCGTCCCAAGCTCGACGGGGTGCGGTTCACCTTCGTCAGCGACCCCACGGTGGCCCTGCAGAACCTGCGCGGCAACGAGGTGCACTGGACGGACAACCTGCCACCCCAGCAGGTGCCCGCCCTGCGTGACGGTGACGAGCCGAAGGTCGAGTCGGTGCCCTCGACGGACTACTGGTACCTGGCCCTCAACCAGGGGCGCAAGCCGTACGACGACGTGAACGTGCGCCGGGCGATCGCCTTCGCCCTGGACCGGGAGGCCATCACCAAGGCCGCCAAGTTCGGCTTGGCGACGGTCAACCAGACCGCCATTCCGCAGAACAGCGCCTTCTACTACGAGTACGCCCCGTACTCGCACGACCCGAACCAGGCCCGGCAACTGCTAGACCAGGCCGGGGTCAGTGACCTGACCATGGACCTGATGGTGACCAGCGAATACCCGGAGACGGTGACGGCCGCCCAGGTGATCGCCTCGCAGCTGGAAGGGATCGGGGTCAACGTCAAGATCCGTACCCTGGACTTCGCGCAGTGGCTGGACGAGCAGGGCAACGGCAACTTCGACTCGTTCATGCTCGGCTGGCTGGGCAACATCGACCCGGACGAGTTCTACTACGCCCAGCACCACAGCGGCGGGACCTTCAACTTCCACAAGTACCGCAACCCCGCCGTCGACCAGATGCTGGACCGGGCCCGCACGGAGACCGACCAGGGCGCCCGCAAGCAGCAGTACGAGCAGGTGGCCAAGCAGATCGTCGACGACGCCAGCTACATCTACCTCTACAACCCGGACGTGGCGCAGGGCTGGTCGAAACAGGTCACCGGCTATCAGGTACGCACCGACCGGGCGATCCGGTTCCGCGACGTGGCGCTGACCCGGTGA
- a CDS encoding M23 family metallopeptidase — MTTGRPRAHRRRRRRLPWLLLVVGLVGVLGAVAYVVVPQVLPPGPRPLFQMPVGCGETWQVGTYPGHGDNDVDFFPLTGDPWGQPVLASYEGTVTVAGINGSLGGRTPENPEGPRGRGGGYWVKIDHGGRWETQYLHLLEPPMVQVGQRVAQGQQIGRIGSTGNSGAPHLHYEQRAGWQKVETWFDGQPSGITHDDAEYTVRLTSNNCAAAGN, encoded by the coding sequence GTGACGACCGGCCGACCCCGAGCACACCGGCGACGCCGTCGGCGTCTGCCGTGGCTGCTGTTGGTGGTCGGCCTGGTGGGGGTGCTCGGCGCGGTCGCGTACGTCGTGGTGCCGCAGGTGTTGCCGCCCGGACCGCGACCCTTGTTCCAGATGCCGGTGGGCTGCGGGGAGACCTGGCAGGTGGGCACCTATCCCGGTCACGGCGACAACGACGTGGACTTCTTCCCCCTCACCGGCGACCCCTGGGGGCAGCCGGTGCTCGCCTCGTACGAGGGCACGGTCACAGTGGCCGGGATCAACGGGTCCCTAGGTGGGCGTACCCCGGAGAATCCGGAGGGTCCCCGGGGTCGGGGCGGCGGCTACTGGGTGAAGATCGACCACGGCGGGCGGTGGGAGACCCAGTATCTGCACCTGCTGGAACCGCCGATGGTGCAGGTCGGGCAGCGGGTAGCCCAAGGGCAGCAGATCGGGCGGATCGGCAGCACCGGCAACTCCGGGGCCCCGCACCTGCACTACGAGCAGCGTGCGGGCTGGCAGAAGGTGGAGACCTGGTTCGACGGTCAGCCGTCCGGAATCACCCATGACGATGCCGAGTACACCGTGCGTCTGACCAGCAACAACTGCGCCGCTGCCGGTAATTGA
- a CDS encoding winged helix-turn-helix domain-containing protein, translating to MKWVELSRDHRDGQDRPTHAEARKKLPIPTGGYREVTEDLTARIKAGEYGPGDRLPTYRELSDLYQVSVTTVQRAVIILQDRGLVVGLQGRGLWVAERRE from the coding sequence GTGAAGTGGGTCGAGCTTTCTCGCGATCACCGGGACGGACAGGATCGCCCAACCCACGCGGAGGCGCGTAAGAAATTGCCCATACCGACTGGCGGCTACCGCGAGGTCACGGAGGACCTGACCGCCCGGATCAAGGCCGGCGAGTACGGCCCGGGCGATCGCCTGCCGACGTACCGGGAGCTTTCTGATCTGTATCAGGTCAGCGTGACGACCGTGCAGCGAGCGGTGATCATCTTGCAGGATCGTGGCCTGGTCGTCGGCCTGCAGGGACGCGGACTGTGGGTGGCCGAGCGTCGGGAGTGA
- a CDS encoding winged helix-turn-helix domain-containing protein, whose protein sequence is MDYRRIANEISSQIKSGERAPGEKLPSTRQLAEQYGVHISTIHRVMSLLKDRELVEGHPGKGVYVTEPEHKSE, encoded by the coding sequence GTGGACTACCGGCGCATAGCTAACGAGATCTCGAGCCAGATCAAATCTGGTGAGCGTGCGCCGGGGGAGAAGCTGCCGTCCACCCGTCAGCTTGCTGAGCAGTACGGTGTGCACATCTCCACGATCCACCGTGTCATGTCGCTCCTCAAGGACAGGGAACTGGTCGAGGGGCATCCAGGTAAGGGCGTCTACGTGACTGAGCCCGAGCACAAGTCCGAGTGA
- a CDS encoding DUF397 domain-containing protein gives MNGLTEDWKKSTRSNGSDSCVEARLGDSGVQVRDSKDRNGPTLSFDRDSYANFLTWLTTRQ, from the coding sequence GTGAACGGCCTGACGGAAGACTGGAAGAAGTCGACCAGGAGCAACGGCAGCGACAGCTGCGTCGAGGCTCGCTTGGGTGACAGTGGCGTGCAGGTCCGAGACTCCAAGGACCGCAACGGCCCTACTCTTTCGTTCGACCGCGACAGCTACGCCAACTTCCTGACCTGGCTGACGACCCGTCAGTAA
- a CDS encoding helix-turn-helix domain-containing protein — MASPTARRKLGIELKGLREAAGLNIEQAATAAGISDSHLSRIERGRVGVRPLTLKALLQSYGADAEVTERLARTAADTTRRGDRGWWQPYAASISDKYASLIAFESEAISIRAFGPMIVPGLLQTEDYARALLQRGPVRLKADEIDTRVEVRTSRQAILDQTDPPNLWFILDEGAIRRMVGGSEVMRRQLLHLVDVATRSNVDLQVVPYSSGAHAGTLGPLVILGFAEGEDVVYCETYAGDLYPEAVASYGDVFNRLAQDALSADRSIEMLRSAAEGMK; from the coding sequence GTGGCAAGTCCTACGGCACGGCGGAAGCTGGGCATCGAACTCAAGGGGTTGCGTGAAGCAGCCGGCCTCAACATCGAACAGGCAGCAACTGCCGCTGGCATCTCCGATTCGCATCTGAGCCGCATCGAACGAGGCCGAGTCGGCGTGCGGCCTTTGACGCTCAAGGCGTTGCTCCAGAGCTACGGCGCCGATGCTGAGGTCACGGAGCGGCTCGCCAGGACCGCTGCCGACACCACCAGACGTGGAGATCGGGGATGGTGGCAGCCGTACGCTGCCTCGATCTCCGACAAGTACGCCAGCCTGATCGCCTTCGAGAGTGAAGCGATCTCGATCAGGGCCTTCGGCCCGATGATCGTGCCAGGTCTGCTCCAGACCGAGGACTATGCTCGCGCCCTGCTGCAACGCGGACCCGTCCGCCTCAAGGCCGACGAGATCGACACTCGCGTGGAGGTGCGGACCTCACGCCAAGCCATCCTTGATCAGACCGATCCGCCGAACCTGTGGTTCATCCTTGACGAGGGAGCCATTCGGCGGATGGTCGGCGGGTCCGAGGTGATGCGGCGGCAATTGCTTCACCTGGTGGACGTCGCCACCCGGTCCAATGTCGACCTTCAGGTGGTCCCGTACTCGTCCGGTGCCCATGCTGGCACGCTCGGACCGCTCGTGATCCTTGGCTTTGCCGAGGGCGAGGATGTCGTGTACTGCGAAACGTACGCGGGAGACCTCTACCCGGAGGCGGTAGCATCGTACGGCGACGTGTTCAACCGGTTGGCGCAGGATGCGTTGTCGGCTGACCGCTCGATCGAGATGCTGCGCAGTGCCGCCGAGGGGATGAAGTGA
- a CDS encoding helix-turn-helix domain-containing protein: MESEVPVGRRVAYWRVRRRMSQQVFADRLGKSKSWVDKVERGVRALDKVSTLRDIAAALRIDQAMLLGQDSRPVEVTTRVEGVESIRAALCAYDIAFDRPTARRNPPDGAALAGSVAHAWTSYQLARYPPLFGLLPGLVAGAQRGYAREPQEGRVSLVEAYRVTASLLVKLGESELGWLAADRAMSVAAGDPVLVAAATVQLGQVLRAGGRAREAGRATLAAAYRIGQGDPDPARLSLCGTLLVQAALAAARHGDEPAAAARLDEAADLAAEVGDGHDHQHTGFGPTAVALAGVTVAVESGTTDEAIARHEEAIGRDGWRWLPPEHRAAHLIEVARAYLQDADPVGAGRVLLEADRIAPAEVRHRPAARQVLADTLRHPDAPAAILALAATLGVTRG; the protein is encoded by the coding sequence GTGGAGAGTGAGGTGCCGGTCGGGCGGCGGGTGGCGTACTGGCGGGTGCGGCGGAGGATGTCGCAGCAGGTGTTCGCCGATCGGCTCGGCAAGTCGAAGAGTTGGGTGGACAAGGTCGAGCGCGGCGTACGGGCGCTGGACAAGGTCTCCACGTTGCGGGACATCGCCGCAGCCCTGCGCATCGACCAGGCGATGCTGCTCGGCCAGGACAGTCGGCCCGTCGAGGTGACCACGCGGGTCGAGGGCGTGGAGTCGATCCGTGCGGCGCTGTGCGCGTACGACATCGCTTTTGATCGGCCGACGGCGCGCCGGAACCCGCCGGACGGGGCCGCGCTGGCTGGCTCGGTGGCGCACGCCTGGACCAGCTACCAGCTTGCCCGGTACCCGCCGCTTTTCGGGTTGCTGCCCGGACTGGTGGCCGGCGCCCAGCGGGGGTACGCCCGCGAGCCGCAGGAGGGTCGGGTGTCGCTGGTGGAGGCGTACCGGGTGACCGCCTCGCTGCTGGTCAAGCTGGGTGAGAGCGAGTTGGGCTGGCTGGCCGCCGACCGGGCGATGAGTGTGGCGGCCGGTGATCCGGTGCTGGTGGCGGCGGCCACCGTGCAACTCGGTCAGGTGTTGCGGGCCGGGGGTCGGGCGCGGGAGGCGGGCCGGGCCACCCTCGCCGCCGCGTACCGGATCGGTCAGGGCGACCCCGACCCGGCGCGACTGTCGTTGTGCGGGACGCTGCTCGTGCAGGCGGCGCTCGCGGCGGCCCGGCACGGCGACGAACCGGCCGCCGCCGCCCGCCTGGACGAGGCCGCCGACCTGGCCGCCGAGGTCGGCGACGGGCACGACCACCAGCACACCGGCTTCGGACCGACGGCGGTGGCCCTCGCCGGGGTCACGGTCGCAGTCGAGTCGGGTACGACCGACGAGGCGATCGCCCGACACGAGGAGGCGATCGGGCGTGACGGTTGGCGATGGTTGCCGCCCGAGCATCGCGCCGCCCACCTGATCGAGGTCGCCCGCGCGTACCTTCAGGATGCCGACCCGGTCGGCGCCGGTCGGGTGTTGCTGGAGGCCGACCGGATCGCGCCCGCCGAGGTACGCCACCGGCCCGCCGCCCGGCAGGTGCTCGCCGACACCCTCCGTCACCCCGACGCCCCGGCCGCGATTCTCGCGCTGGCCGCCACCCTGGGGGTGACCCGAGGATGA
- a CDS encoding sigma-70 family RNA polymerase sigma factor, with protein MRDAAEFDAFYSGSVQRVLGQLYAMIGDRAEAEDAVAEAYARAWDRWSSVRECDSPEAWVRRVAYRVAVSAWRKTVNRLRAHRRDATGQQVAATSVDHVAVVTALRRIPTEQRRVVVLHHLVGLSVTEIATEVGSNENTVKTRLARGRRALAAHLTEESSSQMDGGRQR; from the coding sequence ATGCGTGACGCGGCGGAGTTCGATGCCTTCTACTCCGGGTCCGTGCAGCGGGTGCTGGGTCAGCTGTACGCGATGATCGGCGACCGGGCCGAGGCCGAGGATGCGGTGGCCGAGGCGTACGCCCGGGCCTGGGACCGGTGGTCCTCGGTGCGCGAGTGCGACAGCCCGGAGGCCTGGGTACGCCGGGTGGCCTACCGGGTGGCGGTCAGCGCCTGGCGCAAGACCGTGAACCGGTTGCGGGCCCACCGGCGGGACGCCACCGGGCAGCAGGTGGCGGCCACCTCGGTCGATCATGTCGCCGTGGTGACGGCCCTGCGGCGGATCCCCACCGAGCAGCGTCGGGTGGTGGTGCTGCACCATCTGGTCGGTCTCAGTGTCACCGAGATCGCTACGGAGGTGGGCAGCAACGAGAACACCGTCAAGACCCGGCTGGCCCGGGGCCGTCGGGCCCTGGCCGCCCACCTGACCGAGGAGAGCAGTTCCCAGATGGACGGAGGGCGGCAGCGGTGA